The Acidithiobacillus thiooxidans ATCC 19377 DNA window AATGCCGTTCACGATATACATAGTTCGCGTCTTTTTCCGTTTTCTCCTCTTGTTTCACACCACCAAGATAAACTTGGTTACCATGCACCTGGATATCCAGATCGTTCTTTTCAACACCGGGTATTTCAGCTTTGAGAATAAAGGCGTCATCCCGGTCAATAACATCTATATTGGCAACCTGTGGATAGGATTGTCTACGTAAAGATGCCGGGGAAAAGAATCCGGGCATAAACGTGTCAAGTACGCCTTCCAGTGGATCAGTCGGACGCACATCCATAACCGTGGGACGGGATACTTCTTTAGCCATGGTGTATACCTCCATCTTATGACAATAACCTTTTAACAATCATAGCCTGCTCTCAGGCTGAAAGATTTATGGGTACGCTCCACTAAAATTTCAAGGGGCTGCACAATAGCATCTAAGCGAATGGAATCCGTTTCCTCCAGAAGCCTCGACAGCTTTCTAGATAAATGCTTGAAGCCAATAAAAGCCGGGAAAGTGTACCACAGGAGCCGAAAACGCCTGTGTTAAAAAGAGTCGTGAAATGCTGGGGAAAAGGGGGATGTTCAGGAACCAATCATGAGAAGAGGATGTCTTGTTACCTCCAAGTTACTTCATTGACATGCTGCTGTAAGTAATGGAATAGATACCCCATACAAGAGGTAGACGCAGCCTTTTTGCCCAACTACCTGAGGTGGAAGTATTTCAGGATGCATGATCATTTTCGCTCTAGAGAGCTTACATTGCTTTGTTTGTCTTTTGCATTGTTGAGAGTGTGTTTGATGGCGTGCCAACGAAGAGGGGGCGACTCTTGTTGGACTCAAAAAGCCGTTCTATATGGGTGTGGCCTTGATGACCAATCCAGAATCCCCAGAAGGCCGCGAATAAAACTAACGCAAGGATCTTCAAGATACGCTTGAGCACAAAATTGGCTCATTTCTTGCGATCTTTTGCAGATTGTTGCCACCAATAAACGGCTTTATGCGTGTTGGTTGGTACACCCTCGCCGAAGTTGTAGGCGAAGGCCAGATGAAAAGCCCCATTGGCGTTTCCGGATTCTGCCGACTTACGAAACCAGATATCTGCTTTTTGCTGGTTTTTTGGAATCCCTCTCCCATAAAAATAGTGCACACCTAAGGCATTTTCTGCTGCAGGATCTCCAGCATGCGCCCATTTTACAAGTTTATTCACAGACATTCCTGCCACTGATTTTGGCATCTCCGTTACATGCACTCGAAATTCGGGGACGTGATGAACCACTAACTCACCAGCCGTTGCTGCAACGGGAATTACGGTGAGACCAAAAGCAACGTAGCAAATGCACTGGCGACATAAGAGCGTGGACATAGCACCTTCCTGGTATCGGAAAATGCCCCGTGACGTGGGGCTGAATCCGTCAAAACAGCAACGAATTCACGGCAGATGCCTGATTCCAAGATGTCCTTGGAGTATTCGCCGACATCATCTGCTGCTCGTGTTCAGACACCGCGAGCTGGTCTTTGGGGTATATCTCGTAATGCTATCAAATAGGCAATTTAGGATGATCTATTTTCTCAGGATGCTTCCAGCGTACTGACAGGATCTCGTGACTGGCCAAGGGATTTATGGGGGCTGCCAGTACATGGGATGTCTGAATGGGCGTCCTCATCTCCGTTCCAGGCAAAAACAATCGGGTCATCATGACCGGTTCAGGGAAGTTGAAGGCTGGACCGATGAAAGGACCAAAAGATACCCGCATGAGCTGATTCATTTGAGCGATCTGTCGATCCATTGCCACCTGCATGGAGCGCATCTGCCACAAACTCCGATTGATCAGCGCTTGCGCCTGTACCGGAGAGAGATGGCTGGCAGTCACCTGCAAATGTCCGGGATGACCTTGTGCCCCCCAAGTGACCGTTTGTATTCGGATGACACCACCGGGAATATGAATGGTTTTGTTTTCCGCAGAAACGGGAATCGAATGGCCATCCACTGAAACATAAGCTGTCGCCGCATGGGCGAGGGGTAAGGCCATAGTCGCACCGAGAAGGGGCAAGCTCGCCAAGGCAAGCCACTGGCGTTTTGTTTTCGAGAGAGGGTTTCTTTTCATGGCTATCCTCCTTGCTGTAAAAAACCCTGGGACCAAAACAATCGGATGGAAGTGTTCTTCCATCCGAAAAGACCGGAGTTCCTATCAGAAAGTTCCCTGCCAGTCGGGGTCGAACTTGACGAGGCGATGATTGTTCACGGTTTTGTTTGAAGCCTTTCACTGCAGAATCACCTGGAATTTGCTAGCGATATAATGGTCTTAGGCGGGTGAGCAATAGCAGATCATTTCGGATGGCATTTATGGATGTAATCAACAAATCGGTTATGGACAGGCTGGGCGCCCAATCTCAAGAATTTCGACATACGCAGCCTTACCCATGGATCCGTATTTCGGATTTTCTTTATCCGGAAAAGTTTGACCAGCTCTGCAAGGATCTTCCTGATCCCGTTCTTTTTGAATCCCAAATGGGTTACAAAAGAGCGCACGGGCAAGCAAGCCATGATCGTCTCGCACTGCAATATCGACCAGCGCTGGAGAAAGTCCTGACGCCCAGCTGGAGGGATTTTATTCACGAATTGCACAGTGAGGCTTACAAGAATTTCTGGCGCGAGATGCTCGGTTTATTAATACGGACCTTAAATACCCGAACATCCTTTGATATTATATAGAGCATGGAAAGGATCGACGTGCGCCGCTTGACGATGGAAGGGAGGCAGATGCTTCGCCACAGGTGGTGGTTCGTCTGCGCAAGCAATCCGGGATGAGCGTGAAAGAGTTGGCCAAGGTATCTGGCGCACATCCTACGACCATTAAAGGCTGGTTGGCGCGGGCGCCGTACAGAAGGAGAAAAAGGGCTGGGAGAGAAGCGCCGAGGTCGGCCGGTAGAGGTGCCTGTCGCAAACTGACCCTGGCCGCCGAGGCCTGGATACGCGATCAGATCGTCAAGGGTAACCCTCAGCAAATAAAGTTGCCTTTTGCGCTCTGGACGCGACCGGCGATACGCGCGCTGATTCGAGATCATTTTGGGGCGGATCTACAGGAGCGTCTGATGGGTAAGTATCTCAAGCGTTGGGGCTTCACTCCACAACGCCCTGTCAAAAGGGCATTGGAGCAGAATCCAGAAGTAGTCCGTCAGTGGTTGGAACAGGATTATCCCCGCCTGCGCGCGCAAGCGGCCCAAGAGGGAGCGGAGATTTATTGGGGGGACGAGACGGCCGTCAAGGAAGATGCCCATTGGGTGCGCGGGTATGCGCCTCGGGGACAAACGCCGGTATTGGCGGTTCCCGCCCGATGGGCCACGCTCTCCATGATCTCGGCGATTTCTCCGCAGGGCAAAGTCGCTTTCCAGATTGTCGAAGGCAGCATTGATGCGGAGCGTTTCATCACCTTTCTCACTGCCTTGATTCAGGACGCGCCCCAGAAAACCTATCTGGTCGTCGATAATCTGCGGGTGCATCATGCCAAAGTGGTAACGGCCTGGCTGGCAGATAAAAAAGACCGCATTGAACTGGCCTTTCTGCCGCCCTACGCGCCAGAATCCAACCCCGACGAATACCTGAATCGGGATTTCAAAACTGCTCTGCGCAAAGGTGCAGTCAGTACGGACAAAAACTCTATAGCAAAAATGCGGGGACGAGAGACGACACTCGCATATGTACCCATGTCGGAGGCAACTGAACTCAAATGAAACAATCGCTGCGTATCGCCCTTGCTGCTGCACTCCCGGCGGTAGTTCTTGCGTGTATCGCGTGCGTGAGCAATCAGGCTCTGGCCAATACTACCCCTGCGCAAACCCCCGCTCCGTCTGCTGCGACTTCAGGAGTGGCCGTCGTGGACGGACGGTTAGTCGTGGCTGGAACCAATCAATTATTTATACCGCGAGGATTCACCTCGGTTTCCTTGGCCTATCCCACGCAGTACGCTGCCACTTTATGTAGCAGGCATTTTCGTGCCTCTCCCGCAGCAGCCAATCTTCAGGAAGCACAGGCCGCCATGACGGCGACCGCAATGCCTGGTTTCGGTTATAACCCGTCCTTGGAAGCGATGGTAAAGGACTGGCACGCCAATACGGTACGTTTCAATCTCAGCCAGGGAGCACTGCAGTACGAATATACTCACGGGCTTTCTGCCTACACCGACATGGTGCGCAACGTGATTGAACAGGCGCGAAGCGCCGGCCTTATCGTTATCTTGTGCATGCAAACCGAGCGATACAGTTGTACGCCTTATGAGGATGGAGGACTCCAGAAGCTGCCCGATCTCCGGACCGAACAAGCCTGGAAACAACTCCTGGATTCGCGTTTGACGCATGATAAGGGCGTGATACTGGAAGTCTTTAACGAGCCTTCAACGACTCGCGCATGCGATGACGGTACCTTCAGGCATCCTGACTGGAAATCCTGGGCGCGTGGCTGTGGCAGAGAGCCCGATCAGGGCATGCTCACGGTAGGGAGATGGCTTCGTCAGCAAGCTCCAGAAAATGTCCTTCTTTTCATGGGTGACGGTGTGGATTTTGGTTTCTCCGGCTTCACTGTGCCGCATGGAATGCCGCCTAACTCAGCCTACAGCGTGCATCCCTATCAGTATGTGGTGCGCGGAAATCTAACCGACAGTATCCATGTATGGAATACACGGTTTGGAAATCTGGCAGCCACCGGTCATGCCGTCATCGCTACAGAATGGGACGAGGGCCTCAAACATTGTCCGAATGATCCGAATCAGACCATCACCCGATACTTTATTCAGCGATATCTCCCAGCGCATGCTATTGGGATAACCGTTTACGGGTGGGATGCTCCCGTTCAAGCGGCTGGTTATATCATCAACAGCTACAACTACCCCGGAAATACGGCCACGTATCAATTTGTAGATCCTAATTCTGATGGATGTGGCCATGACGCAGGGAGGATCCTACAAAAGACATTCCGGGCTGAAGCTGTCCAGTGATGATTTCCAATGAAAAGCAGAACAGATGACGTTCCATCCGATAATAATCAAAACTAGTCCACCTGTAATTCACGCCCCGGATCATGGGTGTCGACAATGTTCATCCCATGGGCTACGTGTCGATTCGACACCGAAACCACCACTCCGTCCCAAGGAATATTCAAAGTTATCGAAAGGCCGCCGTTCGAAATGGTGACGTCCTTTCCTTTCGGCCCAGGTCGAAAATAACTCCCGTAAGCCTCGGCCGGAATGCCCGCAAATATCCAGATCACACAAGCAATCAACAAGCACGCCTTACTTATACCTCTGCTGAAATAAGCACTCCTTTTGCTCGACTTTTCAAGTAGGTATTGATTTCCGCCGAGATATAGTCCTGAAATTCATTGTGGTTTGGTCTTTTCATGTATGTATGACTTGAGAGTCATGGTCTATTACGGTGCATGGGCATTTTCTGAAATTAAAAGACGCTTCGTTACTTTTCAGTAAAATCACTGAATCATGAAGGCATCAACCCAGAGCACGGTTCGCTGTCTCTGGGTTGATGTATGCTTCAGACCATCCTGCCTGCATGGTGCCTTAAAACTGCATACCCAAGCCCACATCGCCGCGAAGAATATTGGGCGCGCCTCGCTGTGTAAAATCATCATCATGTAATCCGACGTACAGGGAGACATTGGCCATTAGGGGATAATAGGCGTTCACCCCCATTTGTAGAAGGTCTGAAGTGCGATTGAAAGTGGTTGGTGCGAATCCAGAGAGATGCTGGGTTTCCGAAATACCGCCAAGGTATCCGACATATCCGGTGAAATTGACGCCTGGCAGAGATGCTGCCGCATAAAGACCACCACCCAGACCGTTGGTGCTCAGCGAAGAGTGAGAGTCATAATAGGCATTGGACTGTGCAAAGCGGTTATACTCATAGCCGACATAAGGCCCGACAGCCAGGATATTGCTGGCGTTGAAAAGATAGCCGAGCTTGAGCCCAATGGTGTTGGTATTGCCACCGGTGTAACCCTGGTAAGTAGCCCCGAACTCATGGCGGTATTTCGCCGTGCCGAACAATCCACCATTGTAAAGGCTGGCCCGTAGACCGAGTCCACCGTTGGTGTTCCCATACCGATTGGTGGCCCCTTGTACATTGCCGGAAACACCAACCTGATTCATGACGCCATATACGGACGCTTCTGCGCCCAGGGGTAATGCCAGTGCGAGGGTCAATGCGGTAAGCCATATTTTTTTCTGAATCATCGGAACACTCCTGTTGGTTGAGTCAAAAAACAGCCGGAAAGTGATGGCAGGACTTTCGAAGTCACACCGTTACGATCAAGCCACTCGGGATAGACAAGAAGTAGGCAATCTCCCTGTCGAGTCCAGAGACTAAGACAGCAGAATTTATGCCAAAGGTTCCCGTGGGATAGATTTTTCATGTAATCAGTGGCCTGCGCCGTCTGCTCACGAAATGGTGCGACTAGATGGCCCTTTCTTCAGCAGGTCTGTTGTACTTTAGCGACAATATGACTCTATAGCGTCCCTGTTGTATGCCCTTACCATAAAAACGGATCTCTTCTCTTCTGGAATCGGGCACGGCTCAGTATGTCGCTTCTGTCGCAAGATCCTTCCGCTGTGCTGGAACGCTTATTGCTTTCTCAATATTGGAAAGCGCTACACAAGTCCGAAAAGCGTGACCGCAAAGCGGAAAGGAGGTATGCACATTTTTATACCGTAACCCCTGAGCCATTTGTTCGGGGAAAGATAAAAAACCGATCTTCCTACAGGAGAACCGTATGTTCCATGAAATGGAGTCACTGAAGCGCCGTAAAGTCTGGCAGCCAGCTTTACGTGTAGCGACCTTGTTCGGCACCTTGATGGCGTTGGCGGGATGTTATGCCTATCCCCCTGGACCGCCTCCGGGCCCTGGCGGATATTATGCGCATCCTGCACCGCCCCCACCCCCACCGCCGCCCGGAGGGCCAGCGGGTCCCGGGGCGTATTACCAGCAACCGGGGCCGCCGCCCCCGCCACCCCCTCCGTGAAGGATTTTATGGGCGCGTATGTCTTGTAAAAGTCAGACAATTTTTCTGTAAACAGGTCTAAAAAAAGCCCCATTTTTCTGAAATGGGGCTTTTCCTCCGGTCATGAATCAGGATTTCAGTGCATCAAAGCGCCGGTTGCTGCTCCTGCTGCACCGCCCACTGCGGCCCCTACGGCCGGATTGCCACCCACAACAGCACCCAGCACTGCACCGCCCGCAGCACCGATAGCCCCACCACTCAGTGCGCGTTGTCCTGTGGGGCTCATATTGGCGCAGCCAGTCATGGCGATCAGACAAAAACCCAACGCCAGAACTTTTAACCCGTACCGGTGATGACCGAATTTTAATCGAAGGGGATATTGCATGGGGATTAGGCTCCTTATGGTGTAGTAGTGGAAGGGGATCCGGATAGTTGTTCCACATCCCGGGTTGCCTGAAGAATTTCTTGTCGGGCAATCCGATAGGACGTTCCAGAAAGCGGTTTGGTGCATAACGGCTGTACGACCGCCTGAATTTGGTCAAGGTCGTCGCTTTGACCTTCTGCGTGCGGCCGTTTTGTCAGCTTTTGTTGCAATAGACGCACCTGCGCCTGGTATTGCTGGCAATCGCGCTGTAGTCCTGATGTTCTCTGGATTGGATGCGTGGGCGCCAAGATGGTTGAGGCGGGTGGATAAGGTAAGATCTGTTCAGGCCGATAGTGCGTCGACGCAGGTGTTGGGGGTGGGGCAGCTATCGTTGAGGCGCAGCCGCTCAACAATAAAGTGCCCGCAATCAGCCAATAATACGGCCTTTCTCTTATCCTGTTTTGCAAATACAAGCAACATTCCTACCAGGGAGTAGATACATAACCCACTACAGGCGTGGGAGCCGCGTAATAGCCGGATGGAGGCCCGGGTGGGGGCGGTGGTGGCGGCCCTCCCCAAGGCCCGGGTCCCGGTGGAGGCGGGCCTGGTGGAGGCGGTCCCGGTGGCGGTGGAGGTGGCGGGGGTGGCGGAGCCGCATAATAATACACGGGTTGTGGGGGTGGCACATAAACTACTGGTGGGGATACGGGATAATAGGCCGGTGCTCCGCCTACTGAAACACTCAGCCCCGGAACGGCCAGGCCTAATGAAAGATTATCGGCGAGTGCTGGAGTGATCCCAACGGCCGATGAAAGGACGAGGGTGGTAGCCACCACCCATAGCACCGATTTTCGTCGAGCTGTTGAGGGGGAGGGAATGGATTTCATAATGATGCTCCCATAAAAAAGACCAAAGGCGTACCAGCAAAAAGCATTCCTACAAGATTTCAGCCGGTTTTCATTCGGTCGAGCCCTACTGTACTGTAGTCAGTCCACTACAGTGGAACGCTGACTTATTCCATCTGGTTAATTTTTAAGCATTTGTGTTGTCGCTCTTCAGTCAGGTTGAGAATCTACCCGGAATAATAGCCACTGTCAGGCGATCATTGGCCGCATGTGCCGCACAGCAGGGCAACTGGGAATGGGCGTCAGACAATACGCTTAACCAAAAATAGGAAATCCCCCAGCTCTGCCGGGGTGACAGTAGATGTTTGACATATAGTGGCGTCCATCGGAGAACCGACGCTGTGAGCCGCCAAGCACACGACGAAGTAGAAACCGATGGACGAGAGATTGAGCCTAAGGCACAGCAAGTGGGAGTGTAAATATCACATAGTATTTATTCCGAAGTGCCGACGTAGGGTGTTGTATGGTCAGTTACGGAATGATCTTGGTGAGGTATTTCGGGCTTTGTCCCGGCATAAGGAAAGCCGGATAGAAGAAGGACATCTGATGGTTGACCATGGGCATATGCTGATTTCGATACCGCCGAAGTACGCAGTATCCAGTGTGGTGGGTTACATCAAGGGCAAGAGCGCGATCCATTTAGCACGGACTTACGGTGAACGGAAGCGTAAGTCCGTGGGTCAGCATTTTTGGGCGCGCGGGTATTTTGTATCGACGGTGGGCAGAGATGAAGCGATGATTCGGTATTATATTCGCCATCAGGAGAAAGAGGATGAAGGAGTAGATCAGTTGAACATATGGAGCTGATCCGGGCCACCCAGTGGTGGCGCCAAAACTGAGGGGCTGCGTTAGCGTCCCCGTTTTAAGCCGCTTTGAGCGGCTCATGAACTAAAGCTCCCGGCTTTGCCGGGAGATACTTACTAATCATGAATTACGGAGTGTCTACGTGATGAATAAATTATACAGCAGGTAATATGATCAAGAGCGATACTGCATTAAAGTCAAAGCCGCTTCAGCATGAATCCACTTAAGTGTCGCTTCTCGATAAGCCCTCAAGGCATGAGGCACCTTGTTCACAGCATTTTTTGCCTTTATATCGCCATTATCTCGTGATAGTACCCGTTTTAAAAAGTTATACCAATACTGAGTGCGGTTTTTCCAGAACCGTTCCTTTTTATGATAAATGGGTAACTTTATTTTAGTAATTTTATGTTCTTGCTGACTTTTTAAAGCATCTTGCTTGAGCTTCAGAAGGATGTTTTCCCGATCAATATCGAGCTGCTGATTCGCATGATGTACTGCACCCATGATGTCGATCGGCATGTTCAGGTACAAACCACCGATGATTGCCATTTTCGTTCTTCCCGCTGCAGGGTAGTAGGAGGGTCTCACAAAAAGCTTTAACTTTACATCAAGAAATCGTAACCAACCGAGTTTGCGCTGCCCATGATAATAGCGTATTAAACCTTCAATAGCAGGATGCCGGCGGAGCACGCTTGGTGTAATTCTGTGCGCATTTTGTTTTTCATTTGGTCGCTTAGGAATAAATGAATGAAGCTTGTGTCCTATAGTTTCGATCAACTTATGTAAAGATATTTCTGTACGCATGCGTGAAAGATAAGTCGTTAGACGCAACCTTTCAAGAATTCCATGCACACTTTCTGGAATATGTTTATCATGTTTAAAAATTATTAAAATCTTTTTTAACTCTCGTGCTATCTTATAATTCTCCCAGTAGGTCACATATGACTTCTGAATATGCATTCTGATATTTCTTGACTCTGAGTCATATTTAGAAAGATTTTTGTAGTATGCGGGCTCGGCTTCTGCGGTAATGTGACGTAAATATTTATTTCCACCAAATAAATAATATTTAAATCCGAGTTTTGGTTTCATAATGTAGGCGCGTGGAATACCGTCATAGTTGAAGTGGGTATAATGACCAGCCTTTATTCTCCCTTGGAGAATGGGCGAGCTTTCTGCGTGTAAAATTTTGATCTCCTGCCGGGCTGCACGTACGTCATTTTCTTTCTCGCGCATTGCCGGTGACTGCTGCGCAATATTTTCTATTTGGCTTAATGTCATCACTTGCTTTCCATAAGCAGGACTCACATAAAATGTGGCTATACACAATAAGAATGATGATAACCACCATGTAAATTTAATTCTATCAATAGAAATGATTGTAGCCCTCCATTTCACGTTTACAGGTAACTTTATGAACATTAAATCACAAACATCTATAACATTCCCAAAAAATATCCAGCGCCGCCCCAAAACGCAACCCATATGACTGCACCTAATATATTCCAGAGATAAAAATCCTGTAGTGTTGTTTCTGCGGATCCAGAGATGTAGCCTTGAAGCTGTCGCAACGGAACAATGAATCGGCCAAATAGCACCACTATGGAGCCATATTTATTCATGAAAGTATGCGTCTTATTAAGGCGTTCTGCTGTAATCCCTATCCATCGACCATGTTTTTTGACCCATTTGATACCGACTTTGTAACCTATGTAATAGGCGGTGAACCAACCGGCACTGGTACCTATTATGCCGAGGGCAAATAATACTAGCGGATTAAAGGCACCTTGGCTGGCTACAAAACCTGCACCAATCAACAAGGTCTCCCCAGGTAAAAAAATGACACCGGCGCTTTCCAGGAACAATCCAGCCACGACT harbors:
- a CDS encoding Hsp20/alpha crystallin family protein, translated to MAKEVSRPTVMDVRPTDPLEGVLDTFMPGFFSPASLRRQSYPQVANIDVIDRDDAFILKAEIPGVEKNDLDIQVHGNQVYLGGVKQEEKTEKDANYVYRERHYGEFSRTIQLPVDINSDQVKATFKDGVLELVLPKTESAKRKRITIS
- a CDS encoding tetratricopeptide repeat protein; the protein is MSTLLCRQCICYVAFGLTVIPVAATAGELVVHHVPEFRVHVTEMPKSVAGMSVNKLVKWAHAGDPAAENALGVHYFYGRGIPKNQQKADIWFRKSAESGNANGAFHLAFAYNFGEGVPTNTHKAVYWWQQSAKDRKK
- a CDS encoding IS630 family transposase, yielding MSVKELAKVSGAHPTTIKGWLARAPYRRRKRAGREAPRSAGRGACRKLTLAAEAWIRDQIVKGNPQQIKLPFALWTRPAIRALIRDHFGADLQERLMGKYLKRWGFTPQRPVKRALEQNPEVVRQWLEQDYPRLRAQAAQEGAEIYWGDETAVKEDAHWVRGYAPRGQTPVLAVPARWATLSMISAISPQGKVAFQIVEGSIDAERFITFLTALIQDAPQKTYLVVDNLRVHHAKVVTAWLADKKDRIELAFLPPYAPESNPDEYLNRDFKTALRKGAVSTDKNSIAKMRGRETTLAYVPMSEATELK
- a CDS encoding cellulase family glycosylhydrolase → MKQSLRIALAAALPAVVLACIACVSNQALANTTPAQTPAPSAATSGVAVVDGRLVVAGTNQLFIPRGFTSVSLAYPTQYAATLCSRHFRASPAAANLQEAQAAMTATAMPGFGYNPSLEAMVKDWHANTVRFNLSQGALQYEYTHGLSAYTDMVRNVIEQARSAGLIVILCMQTERYSCTPYEDGGLQKLPDLRTEQAWKQLLDSRLTHDKGVILEVFNEPSTTRACDDGTFRHPDWKSWARGCGREPDQGMLTVGRWLRQQAPENVLLFMGDGVDFGFSGFTVPHGMPPNSAYSVHPYQYVVRGNLTDSIHVWNTRFGNLAATGHAVIATEWDEGLKHCPNDPNQTITRYFIQRYLPAHAIGITVYGWDAPVQAAGYIINSYNYPGNTATYQFVDPNSDGCGHDAGRILQKTFRAEAVQ
- a CDS encoding YMGG-like glycine zipper-containing protein — encoded protein: MQYPLRLKFGHHRYGLKVLALGFCLIAMTGCANMSPTGQRALSGGAIGAAGGAVLGAVVGGNPAVGAAVGGAAGAATGALMH
- the tnpA gene encoding IS200/IS605 family transposase — its product is MDERLSLRHSKWECKYHIVFIPKCRRRVLYGQLRNDLGEVFRALSRHKESRIEEGHLMVDHGHMLISIPPKYAVSSVVGYIKGKSAIHLARTYGERKRKSVGQHFWARGYFVSTVGRDEAMIRYYIRHQEKEDEGVDQLNIWS
- a CDS encoding DedA family protein; translation: MSVSSYFLSYLHAAVVSASGVVDQYGLAIVVAGLFLESAGVIFLPGETLLIGAGFVASQGAFNPLVLFALGIIGTSAGWFTAYYIGYKVGIKWVKKHGRWIGITAERLNKTHTFMNKYGSIVVLFGRFIVPLRQLQGYISGSAETTLQDFYLWNILGAVIWVAFWGGAGYFLGML